The Musa acuminata AAA Group cultivar baxijiao chromosome BXJ2-2, Cavendish_Baxijiao_AAA, whole genome shotgun sequence genome has a segment encoding these proteins:
- the LOC135604975 gene encoding transcription factor ILI6-like → MSSRRPRSWQSSSASRITDEQINDLVSKLQAVLPEARIRRSDRVSAAKVLQETCNYIRSLHREVDDLSERLSELLASTESSSAQAAIIRSLLM, encoded by the exons ATGTCAAGCAGGAGGCCTCGATCGTGGCAGTCGAGCTCGGCGTCGAGGATCACCGACGAACAGATCAATGATCTGGTGTCCAAGTTGCAAGCAGTCCTCCCTGAGGCCCGCATTCGCAGATCCGATAGA GTGTCGGCAGCCAAGGTCCTGCAGGAGACCTGCAACTACATCAGAAGCCTGCACCGCGAGGTGGACGACTTGAGCGAAAGGCTCTCGGAGTTGCTCGCTTCCACGGAGTCCAGCAGCGCTCAAGCTGCCATCATTAGAAGCTTGCTCATGTAG
- the LOC103976106 gene encoding homeobox-leucine zipper protein HOX21-like — translation MSCNGMASSSSSFFSPNYVIHMQTPHEEEHQLSSAVAALLHNSPCNSLQDLRVMAPMIGKRSLSFSGVENGDEMHADEDFSDDGMQTGEKKRRLTVEQVRTLEKNFEQGNKLEPERKMQLARALGLQPRQVAIWFQNRRARWKTKQLEKDYDVLKRQFEAMKSENEALRAQNQKLHAEISALKGREAPELINLNKETEGSCSNRSENSSEINLDISRTSVTESPLNPHQSLPFIHSIRPADMDQLLQSSSRPEMQSPKIETGATEGSFSNLLCGMEDQSASFWPWSDHPNFH, via the exons ATGTCCTGCAATGGTATGGCGTCGtcatcctcttccttcttctccccaAATTATGTGATACATATGCAAACTCCTCATGAGGAAGAACACCAACTCTCCTCTGCGGTTGCCGCCCTCCTTCACAACTCCCCATGCAACAGTCTCCAAGACCTCAGAG TCATGGCTCCGATGATAGGGAAGAGATCTCTGTCCTTCTCGGGGGTCGAGAACGGCGATGAGATGCACGCCGATGAAGACTTCTCGGATGACGGCATGCAGACAggcgagaagaagaggaggctcACCGTGGAGCAGGTGAGGACACTCGAGAAGAACTTCGAGCAGGGGAACAAGCTGGAGCCCGAGAGAAAGATGCAGCTGGCCCGAGCCCTGGGGCTGCAGCCAAGGCAGGTGGCCATCTGGTTCCAGAACAGGAGGGCCAGGTGGAAGACGAAGCAACTGGAGAAGGATTACGATGTCCTGAAGAGACAGTTCGAGGCAATGAAATCGGAGAATGAGGCTCTGCGCGCACAGAACCAGAAGCTCCACGCTGAG ATATCGGCGCTCAAAGGCAGAGAGGCACCGGAGCTGATCAACCTCAACAAAGAAACCGAAGGTTCATGCAGCAACAGAAGTGAGAATAGCTCCGAGATCAACTTAGATATCTCGAGAACATCGGTCACCGAGAGCCCCTTGAATCCTCACCAAAGCCTACCTTTCATTCACTCCATCAGGCCAGCCGACATGGACCAGCTCCTTCAGAGTTCTTCCAGGCCAGAGATGCAATCCCCCAAGATCGAGACCGGCGCCACGGAGGGAAGCTTCAGCAACCTGTTGTGCGGCATGGAAGACCAATCCGCCTCCTTCTGGCCATGGTCAGATCACCCCAACTTCCATTAG
- the LOC103976400 gene encoding tyrosine--tRNA ligase 1, cytoplasmic-like isoform X4, with the protein MLPRSQEGQEKMSQSDPSSSILMEDEEADATVKIKKAYCPPKIVEGNPCLEYIKYIVFPWFVYFEVVQQVENGGTKRMYNNMEELILDYESGALHPADLKPALSKALNVILQIWTTC; encoded by the exons ATGCTTCCTAGATCGCAGGAGGGACAGGAGAAAATGTCACAAAGTGATCCATCCTCTTCCATTTTGATGGAGGATGAAGAG GCTGATGCAACTGTGAAGATAAAAAAGGCTTACTGCCCACCAAAGATTGTGGAAGGGAACCCATGCCTGGAGTACATTAAGTAcattgttttcccatggtttgtcTATTTTGAAGTTGTGCAACAAGTGGAAAATGGTGGAACCAA aaGGATGTACAACAACATGGAAGAATTAATATTGGACTATGAGAGTGGGGCATTACATCCAGCGGATTTGAAGCCTGCCCTTTCGAAGGCTCTAAATGTTATATTGCAG ATCTGGACAACATGCTAA
- the LOC103976400 gene encoding tyrosine--tRNA ligase 1, cytoplasmic-like isoform X1, whose product MLPRSQEGQEKMSQSDPSSSILMEDEEADATVKIKKAYCPPKIVEGNPCLEYIKYIVFPWFVYFEVVQQVENGGTKRMYNNMEELILDYESGALHPADLKPALSKALNVILQYAKFLWQKPSLVWMKNTSKPCGDMELRIRNNICTVKSRLPMRSNSNPPACYLHILVHGPPCLIPSVFHGVEE is encoded by the exons ATGCTTCCTAGATCGCAGGAGGGACAGGAGAAAATGTCACAAAGTGATCCATCCTCTTCCATTTTGATGGAGGATGAAGAG GCTGATGCAACTGTGAAGATAAAAAAGGCTTACTGCCCACCAAAGATTGTGGAAGGGAACCCATGCCTGGAGTACATTAAGTAcattgttttcccatggtttgtcTATTTTGAAGTTGTGCAACAAGTGGAAAATGGTGGAACCAA aaGGATGTACAACAACATGGAAGAATTAATATTGGACTATGAGAGTGGGGCATTACATCCAGCGGATTTGAAGCCTGCCCTTTCGAAGGCTCTAAATGTTATATTGCAG TATGCTAAATTTCTCTGGCAAAAGCCATCTTTGGTGTGGATGAAGAACACCTCTAAACCATGTGGGGATATGGAGCTGAGGATCAGAAACAATATCTGCACTGTGAAATCTAGGCTTCCAATGAGATCAAATAGCAACCCACCTGCATGTTATCTTCATATTTTGGTACATGGTCCCCCATGTTTGATTCCTTCAGTTTTCCATGGTGTGGAGGAATAG
- the LOC103976400 gene encoding tyrosine--tRNA ligase 2, cytoplasmic-like isoform X2 has product MLPRSQEGQEKMSQSDPSSSILMEDEEADATVKIKKAYCPPKIVEGNPCLEYIKRMYNNMEELILDYESGALHPADLKPALSKALNVILQYAKFLWQKPSLVWMKNTSKPCGDMELRIRNNICTVKSRLPMRSNSNPPACYLHILVHGPPCLIPSVFHGVEE; this is encoded by the exons ATGCTTCCTAGATCGCAGGAGGGACAGGAGAAAATGTCACAAAGTGATCCATCCTCTTCCATTTTGATGGAGGATGAAGAG GCTGATGCAACTGTGAAGATAAAAAAGGCTTACTGCCCACCAAAGATTGTGGAAGGGAACCCATGCCTGGAGTACATTAA aaGGATGTACAACAACATGGAAGAATTAATATTGGACTATGAGAGTGGGGCATTACATCCAGCGGATTTGAAGCCTGCCCTTTCGAAGGCTCTAAATGTTATATTGCAG TATGCTAAATTTCTCTGGCAAAAGCCATCTTTGGTGTGGATGAAGAACACCTCTAAACCATGTGGGGATATGGAGCTGAGGATCAGAAACAATATCTGCACTGTGAAATCTAGGCTTCCAATGAGATCAAATAGCAACCCACCTGCATGTTATCTTCATATTTTGGTACATGGTCCCCCATGTTTGATTCCTTCAGTTTTCCATGGTGTGGAGGAATAG
- the LOC103976400 gene encoding tyrosine--tRNA ligase 1, cytoplasmic-like isoform X3, with translation MADATVKIKKAYCPPKIVEGNPCLEYIKYIVFPWFVYFEVVQQVENGGTKRMYNNMEELILDYESGALHPADLKPALSKALNVILQYAKFLWQKPSLVWMKNTSKPCGDMELRIRNNICTVKSRLPMRSNSNPPACYLHILVHGPPCLIPSVFHGVEE, from the exons ATG GCTGATGCAACTGTGAAGATAAAAAAGGCTTACTGCCCACCAAAGATTGTGGAAGGGAACCCATGCCTGGAGTACATTAAGTAcattgttttcccatggtttgtcTATTTTGAAGTTGTGCAACAAGTGGAAAATGGTGGAACCAA aaGGATGTACAACAACATGGAAGAATTAATATTGGACTATGAGAGTGGGGCATTACATCCAGCGGATTTGAAGCCTGCCCTTTCGAAGGCTCTAAATGTTATATTGCAG TATGCTAAATTTCTCTGGCAAAAGCCATCTTTGGTGTGGATGAAGAACACCTCTAAACCATGTGGGGATATGGAGCTGAGGATCAGAAACAATATCTGCACTGTGAAATCTAGGCTTCCAATGAGATCAAATAGCAACCCACCTGCATGTTATCTTCATATTTTGGTACATGGTCCCCCATGTTTGATTCCTTCAGTTTTCCATGGTGTGGAGGAATAG
- the LOC103976400 gene encoding tyrosine--tRNA ligase 1, cytoplasmic-like isoform X5, whose amino-acid sequence MLPRSQEGQEKMSQSDPSSSILMEDEEADATVKIKKAYCPPKIVEGNPCLEYIKYIVFPWFVYFEVVQQVENGGTKRMYNNMEELILDYESGALHPADLKPALSKALNVILQNACR is encoded by the exons ATGCTTCCTAGATCGCAGGAGGGACAGGAGAAAATGTCACAAAGTGATCCATCCTCTTCCATTTTGATGGAGGATGAAGAG GCTGATGCAACTGTGAAGATAAAAAAGGCTTACTGCCCACCAAAGATTGTGGAAGGGAACCCATGCCTGGAGTACATTAAGTAcattgttttcccatggtttgtcTATTTTGAAGTTGTGCAACAAGTGGAAAATGGTGGAACCAA aaGGATGTACAACAACATGGAAGAATTAATATTGGACTATGAGAGTGGGGCATTACATCCAGCGGATTTGAAGCCTGCCCTTTCGAAGGCTCTAAATGTTATATTGCAG AACGCATGTCGATGA
- the LOC135605536 gene encoding probable serine/threonine-protein kinase PBL2 isoform X2, translating to MGNCLGSSSGVETSRNASWTSTSKTSLSSFPSTLTCSTPSNLSAPHYKEHTASGALPTPRTEREILSSANLKDFTFSDLKSATRNFRADSLIGEGGFGCVYKGWIDEQSLAPSRPGSGVVVAIKKLKPEGFQGHKEWLTEVNYLGQLHHPNLVKLIGYCSEGDNRLLVYELMPKGSLESHLFRRSVETLPWATRIKVAIGAARGLSFLNDECQIIYRDLKASNILLDTDFNVKLSDFGLAKDGPTGDRTHVSTQVMGTYGYAAPEYIATGRLNAKADVYSFGVLLLELLTGRRALDKIRVAAEQNLVDWTRPSLGDKRKLHRIIDPRLEGRYPKNGAHEFASLALQCIRNDAKLRPNMSEVLAALEKLQDPKYAALPPQSNQKKKSSNTMPRSPMRNPRPPLRPTPSGSSLKSYHA from the exons ATGGGCAATTGCTTGGGCTCGTCGTCCGGTGTAGAGACTTCACGGAACGCTTCTT GGACTTCTACCAGCAAAACAAGCTTGTCTTCATTTCCATCcactctgacatgttccactccatcAAATCTTTCTGCGCCTCACTACAAAGAACATACTGCTAGCGGGGCTCTTCCCACACCAAGAACTGAAAGGGAGATCTTGTCTTCTGCAAATTTGAAGGATTTCACATTCAGCGATCTAAAAAGTGCTACCAGAAACTTTCGCGCTGACAGTCTTATCGGGGAAGGAGGATTTGGTTGTGTCTACAAAGGTTGGATTGATGAACAAAGTCTTGCGCCCTCAAGGCCTGGATCAGGAGTGGTGGTTGCCATCAAGAAACTTAAACCCGAGGGATTCCAGGGCCACAAGGAATGGCTG ACAGAGGTTAACTATCTTGGTCAGCTTCACCATCCAAACTTGGTCAAGCTGATTGGCTACTGTTCAGAGGGTGATAATCGACTTCTGGTCTATGAATTGATGCCAAAAGGCAGCTTGGAGAGTCATCTTTTCAGAA GAAGTGTTGAGACTCTACCTTGGGCAACTAGGATCAAGGTTGCAATCGGAGCTGCTAGGGGACTCTCATTTTTGAATGATGAGTGTCAAATTATATACCGGGATCTTAAGGCTTCTAACATTCTTCTTGACACG GATTTTAATGTGAAGCTTTCAGACTTTGGCTTGGCAAAAGATGGACCAACTGGGGATAGGACCCATGTCTCAACACAAGTCATGGGAACTTACGGATACGCAGCTCCAGAATATATCGCAACAG GTAGGCTCAATGCAAAAGCCGATGTCTACAGCTTCGGGGTTTTGTTATTAGAACTACTGACCGGACGCAGAGCTCTTGATAAAATAAGAGTTGCTGCAGAGCAGAACCTTGTGGATTGGACACGGCCTAGTTTGGGCGACAAGCGTAAACTGCATCGGATCATTGACCCAAGGCTAGAGGGTCGGTATCCAAAGAACGGAGCTCATGAATTTGCCAGCCTTGCTCTTCAGTGCATCAGAAATGATGCTAAACTCCGGCCTAATATGTCCGAGGTCTTGGCCGCTCTGGAGAAATTGCAGGACCCAAAATATGCTGCTTTGCCTCCGCAATCTaatcaaaagaagaagagttccaatACCATGCCAAGGTCGCCTATGAGAAATCCCCGCCCACCGCTGCGCCCAACACCCAGTGGCTCTTCTCTTAAATCCTACCATGCATAA
- the LOC135605536 gene encoding probable serine/threonine-protein kinase PBL2 isoform X1 yields MGNCLGSSSGVETSRNASYASGTSTSKTSLSSFPSTLTCSTPSNLSAPHYKEHTASGALPTPRTEREILSSANLKDFTFSDLKSATRNFRADSLIGEGGFGCVYKGWIDEQSLAPSRPGSGVVVAIKKLKPEGFQGHKEWLTEVNYLGQLHHPNLVKLIGYCSEGDNRLLVYELMPKGSLESHLFRRSVETLPWATRIKVAIGAARGLSFLNDECQIIYRDLKASNILLDTDFNVKLSDFGLAKDGPTGDRTHVSTQVMGTYGYAAPEYIATGRLNAKADVYSFGVLLLELLTGRRALDKIRVAAEQNLVDWTRPSLGDKRKLHRIIDPRLEGRYPKNGAHEFASLALQCIRNDAKLRPNMSEVLAALEKLQDPKYAALPPQSNQKKKSSNTMPRSPMRNPRPPLRPTPSGSSLKSYHA; encoded by the exons ATGGGCAATTGCTTGGGCTCGTCGTCCGGTGTAGAGACTTCACGGAACGCTTCTT ATGCTTCAGGGACTTCTACCAGCAAAACAAGCTTGTCTTCATTTCCATCcactctgacatgttccactccatcAAATCTTTCTGCGCCTCACTACAAAGAACATACTGCTAGCGGGGCTCTTCCCACACCAAGAACTGAAAGGGAGATCTTGTCTTCTGCAAATTTGAAGGATTTCACATTCAGCGATCTAAAAAGTGCTACCAGAAACTTTCGCGCTGACAGTCTTATCGGGGAAGGAGGATTTGGTTGTGTCTACAAAGGTTGGATTGATGAACAAAGTCTTGCGCCCTCAAGGCCTGGATCAGGAGTGGTGGTTGCCATCAAGAAACTTAAACCCGAGGGATTCCAGGGCCACAAGGAATGGCTG ACAGAGGTTAACTATCTTGGTCAGCTTCACCATCCAAACTTGGTCAAGCTGATTGGCTACTGTTCAGAGGGTGATAATCGACTTCTGGTCTATGAATTGATGCCAAAAGGCAGCTTGGAGAGTCATCTTTTCAGAA GAAGTGTTGAGACTCTACCTTGGGCAACTAGGATCAAGGTTGCAATCGGAGCTGCTAGGGGACTCTCATTTTTGAATGATGAGTGTCAAATTATATACCGGGATCTTAAGGCTTCTAACATTCTTCTTGACACG GATTTTAATGTGAAGCTTTCAGACTTTGGCTTGGCAAAAGATGGACCAACTGGGGATAGGACCCATGTCTCAACACAAGTCATGGGAACTTACGGATACGCAGCTCCAGAATATATCGCAACAG GTAGGCTCAATGCAAAAGCCGATGTCTACAGCTTCGGGGTTTTGTTATTAGAACTACTGACCGGACGCAGAGCTCTTGATAAAATAAGAGTTGCTGCAGAGCAGAACCTTGTGGATTGGACACGGCCTAGTTTGGGCGACAAGCGTAAACTGCATCGGATCATTGACCCAAGGCTAGAGGGTCGGTATCCAAAGAACGGAGCTCATGAATTTGCCAGCCTTGCTCTTCAGTGCATCAGAAATGATGCTAAACTCCGGCCTAATATGTCCGAGGTCTTGGCCGCTCTGGAGAAATTGCAGGACCCAAAATATGCTGCTTTGCCTCCGCAATCTaatcaaaagaagaagagttccaatACCATGCCAAGGTCGCCTATGAGAAATCCCCGCCCACCGCTGCGCCCAACACCCAGTGGCTCTTCTCTTAAATCCTACCATGCATAA